The following are encoded together in the Natator depressus isolate rNatDep1 chromosome 10, rNatDep2.hap1, whole genome shotgun sequence genome:
- the MFAP1 gene encoding microfibrillar-associated protein 1: MSVPSALMKQPPIQSTAGAVPVRNEKGEISMEKVKVKRYVSGKRPDYAPMESSDEEDEEFQFIKKAKEQELEPEEQEEDSASDPRLRRLQNRINEDVEERLARHRKIVEPEVVGESDSEVEGDAWRMEREDTSEEEEEEIDDEEIERRRGMMRQRAQERKNEEMEVMEVEDEGRSGEESESESEYEEYTDSEDETEPRLKPVFIRKKDRVTVQEREAEAAKQKELEQEAKRLAEERRKYTLKIVEEETKKELEENKRSLAALEALDTDDENDEEEYESWKVRELKRIKRDREEREALEKEKAEIERMRNLTEEERRAELRANGKVITNKAVKGKYKFLQKYYHRGAFFMDEDEEVYKRDFSAPTLEDHFNKTILPKVMQVKNFGRSGRTKYTHLVDQDTTSFDSAWGQESAQNTKFFKQKAAGVRDVFERPSAKKRKTT, translated from the exons ATGTCGGTCCCCAGCGCCCTGATGAAGCAGCCGCCGATCCAGTCCACGGCGGGGGCCGTGCCCGTCCGCAACGAGAAGG GTGAGATCTCCATGGAGAAGGTGAAGGTGAAGCGCTATGTGTCAGGGAAGCGGCCAGACTATGCGCCCATGGAGTCCTCGGACGAGGAGGATGAGGAGTTCCAGTTTATTAAGAAGGCGAAGGAGCAGGAGTTGGAgccagaggagcaggaggaagatTCAGCCAGTGACCCCCGTCTGCGGCGCTTGCAGAACCGCATTAACGAGGATGTGGAGGAGAG ACTCGCAAGGCACCGCAAAATTGTCGAGCCAGAAGTAGTTGGAGAAAGTGACTCGGAGGTGGAGGGAGATGCCTGGCGCATGGAACGGGAGGATACTAgcgaggaggaagaagaagagattGACGATGAG GAAATTGAGCGTCGTCGTGGGATGATGCGCCAGCGAGCCCAGGAGAGGAAGAATGAGGAGATGGAGGTGATGGAAGTGGAGGACGAGGGCAGGTCTGGCGAGGAGTCTGAATCAGAGTCTGAGTATGAGGAGTACACAGACAGTGAGGATGAAACAGAGCCACGGCTCAAACCTGTCTTCATCCGCAA GAAGGATCGAGTTACAGTCCAGGAGCGAGAGGCAGAGGCAGCGAAACagaaggagttggagcaggagGCAAAGCGGCTGGCGGAGGAGAGGCGGAAGTACACGCTCAAG ATCGTGGAGGAGGAGACTaagaaggagctggaggagaacaAGCGCTCGCTGGCTGCCCTGGAAGCGCTTGATACGGATGACGAGAACGATGAGGAGGAGTACGAGTCCTGGAAAGTGCGTGAGCTGAAGCGCATCAAACGGGACCGCGAGGAGCGAGAGGC ACTGGAGAAGGAGAAGGCTGAGATTGAGCGCATGCGGAACCTGACGGAGGAGGAGCGCCGTGCTGAGCTCCGGGCCAATGGCAAGGTCATCACCAACAAGGCAGTGAAGGGCAAATACAAATTCCTGCAGAAGTACTACCACCGTGGGGCCTTCTTCATG GATGAAGATGAGGAAGTGTACAAAAGAGATTTCAGTGCCCCCACACTGGAGGATCACTTCAACAAGACCATCCTGCCTAAAGTCATGCAG gTCAAAAACTTTGGGCGCTCTGGGCGGACCAAGTATACACACCTGGTGGATCAGGACACAACCTCCTTCGACTCTGCCTGGGGCCAGGAAAGTGCACAGAACACCAAGTTCTTCAAGCAGAAGGCAGCCGGTGTGCGGGACGTCTTTGAGAGACCATCGGCCAAGAAGCGGAAGACTACCTAA
- the HYPK gene encoding huntingtin-interacting protein K, whose protein sequence is MAAEGDVELELETEPNGAGGGADGAGGRPAEKPRKHDSGAADLERVTDYAEEKEIQSSNLETAMSVIGDRRSREQKAKQEREKELAKVTIKKEDLELIMNEMEISRAAAERSLREHMGNVVEALITLTN, encoded by the exons ATGGCGGCGGAGGGGGacgtggagctggagctggagacGGAGCCGAACGGGGCCGGGGGCGGCGCGGACGGGGCCGGGGGGCGGCCGGCTGAGAAGCCCCGGAAACACGACAGCGGCGCCGCGGACCTGGAGCGGGTCACGGACTATGCGGAGGAGAAGGAGATTCAGAGCTCGAACCTGGAGACG GCCATGTCCGTGATTGGAGACCGAAGATCCAGAGAGCAGAAAGCAAAACAAGAGAG GGAAAAGGAACTGGCAAAAGTTACTATCAAGAAAGAAGATTTGGAACTGATT ATGAATGAGATGGAGATCTCTCGGGCAGCAGCGGAGCGTAGTCTGCGAGAACATATGGGCAACGTGGTGGAGGCTCTGATCACCCTCACCAACTAA